Sequence from the Gemmatimonadota bacterium genome:
GGATCCAGCTCCACGGCCTTGCGACCAAAGCCGAGGGCCTCTTCGTGGCGGCCCAGGGTCGACAGGAGCTCGCCGAGCCACTGGTACGCGGGAGCGTAGCTCGGCTGCAGCTCGATGGCGCGCTCGTAGTGACGGATCTCTTCCGCCGCAGATCCGCGCGGGGGTCGAAGCGACTGCGCCATGGCGGCGTGCGCTTCGGCCAGCGCCGGGCCGAGTTGAAGAGCGCGCTCCGCGTAGGTCGCAGAACTATCGTAGGCCACGGGCGGCGGGAAAGAGTCGGTATAGAAGGGGGAGAGACGCCAGGCTATGGCGAGGCCCGCGTAGGCGGCGGCGTACGCCGGATCCAACTCCACGGCGTTCGAAAACTCTCGAATCGCTCCGAGTATCCCTACCTCACCGCGCTGGTTGAGCATGTAAAGCCCGCGCAGATACGCATCATGCGCTTCGGGACTCGCGGCCGCGGCCTGCCGGATCGAGCGCCGGGCGTCTTCGCTGAAGGTTACCTCGAGCGAGCGGGCGATCGTCCGCGAGATGCTGTCCTGGACCGCGAATACGTCGTCGAGCCGCCCGCCGAAGGTGTTCGACCAGACCTGGGTCCCCTCCTCGGCATCGTGCAGCCTGGCCAGAATGCGAACGGTATCGCCCGATTGGCGGACCGAGCCCTCCAGCACCATGCGCACGCCCAGATCTCGTCCCACGGCACGCACGTCGACGTTCTGACCTCGGTAGGCGAACGCCGACGTGCGCGCCGCGACCTTCAGATCCGGGATGCGGGCCAGCGCGTTCAAGACCTCCTCGGCCAGCCCGGCGCCGAAATAGTCGTTCTCCGGATTGCCGCTGAGGTTGTCGAAGGCCAGCACCGCGATCGACGGGATCGTTGCAGTTAGCGCGGCGCCGCCCAGAGTACCGCCTGTCTCGGAGCGGATGAGCCACCCCCCGGCTCCGCCCGCCAGCACGAGAACCGCAACCGCCGCCAGCGAGGCAGGGGACACCCACGTCGCGTGCGCGGCGTCCTGCGTCCCGGTCGTCTCCGCCCGCCGCACGCCGTCAGGCGTTATCTGGAAGAGCCAGGCGAGCGCGAGCGCGACGGGGAAGCCGACGATCAGGCTGAAGGCCGTCGCCCGCAGCGCCCAAGCCGGCATGCCGAGCGCCTCGATGAGCACGTCCGCGCCCTCCAGCGCCGCGAAGGCGAACGCCCCGTACACGAGTCCCACTCGCACCACCCGGCGGCGCTTCAGTTCGGCGAAGAAGGTCACTCGCTACAGCCTCATCAAGCGCGCGGCCAGCGTCTGGAACTCGGGATCGTCACGCATGAAGTCCCAGTACGGAGCGTTGAAGCCGGCCTCGAAATAGTAGAACTCGGCCCGTAGGGTGGCTCTGAGCTCCGCGACCGCATCGTCCCTTCTGCCGGCGGCCGCCAGGATCGCCGCGCGCACGGCCGGACGCTCCTCCCCCGGCAGCCGGGCCCAGTCGACGTCCTGCGGCTCGCCCGACTCCACGCGCGCCCTGTACAGGAGTGCGGTGGCGAGGGCGGCTTCAGAGTCCGGCCCCCCGAGCGCCACCGCCCTGCGAAGCGCCTCCTCCCCCTCCTCCCATCGCTCCCACCACGTGTAGACGAGTCCCAGGCTCTCGATCGACTTGACGAAATCGGGGTCCAACTCGAGGCTTTTCGCGAGCCACTCGATAGCCTCGGGGTAGCGCCGCGCCCGCCAGTAGTCCCGCCCCAGGTCCAGCAGTGCTGCGATGTTCGCCGGATCCAGTTCGACCGCCTTCCGACCGAGGCGGATCGCCTCCTCGTGACGCCCCAGGTCGGAGAGGAGCTCGCCCAGCCACTGGTGTGCCGGAGCGTATCCCGGCTGGAGCGCGATCGCGCGTTCGTAGTGGCCGATCGACTGGCTGGACTTGGCGGAGGCGCTCACCCGCGCGAGCGCCATCGCCGTGTGCGCTTCCGCCAGCTCGGGACCCAGCTCCAGCGCGCGCTCCGCGTACGCCGCCGCCGTGCGGAACGCGTGCTCCTGGGTCGTCGAATCGGTGTAGAACGGCGCCAGCCACCAGGTGAGCGCCAGGCCGGCGTACGCGGCCGCGTAGGTCGAATCCAGCTCCACGGCCTGCGTGAACTCCCGGATGGCCCCGAGCATCCCCACCTCGCCCCGCAGGCCGAACAGGTAGAGCCCACGCAGGTAGGCGTCGTGCGCGAGCGGGTCGTCGGTGGTGGCCTGGCGGATGGAGCGCCGGGCGTCCTCGGTGAACGTAACCTCGAGCGAGCGAGCGATCGTCCGCGAGATGCTGTCCTGGACCGCGAAAACGTCGTCGAGCCGCCCGCCGAAGTCGTTCGACCAGACCTGGATCCCCTCCTCGGTGTCGTAGAGCCGGGCGATGATGCGCACCGAATCCCCCGATTGCCTCACGGAGCCCTCCAGGACGGTGCGCACGCCCAGATCTCGCCCCACGACGCGCACGTCCACGTCCCGTCCGCGGTAGGCGAAGGCCGACGTGCGCGCGGCCACCTTCAAGTCGGGGATGCGCGCGAGCGCGTTGAGCAGCTCCTCGGCCAGCCCGTCGCCGAAGTAGTCGCTCTCGGGGTTGCCGCTCAGGTTGTTGAAGGGAAGGACGGCGATGGACGGGCCCCCGACCGCGAGCAACGCGTCGCCGCTGGAGCCCCCCGTCAGCGATCGCACCATCCAGCCGCCCGCGGCTCCGGCCAGGACCAGGACGGCGACAGCCACCATCGAGGCGGGCGTGAGCCAGGCCGCGCGGCCCGCGTCTTCGGCTCGCGTATCGGCCGCTTTGCGGACCCCAGCCGGCGTGATCTGGAAGAGCCACGCGAGCGCGAGCGCGGCGGGGAAGCCCACGATCAGGCCGATGGCCATCGCCCTGAGCGCCCACGTCGGCAGTCCAAGCGCCTCGACCAGCACGTCCGCGCCCTGCAGAGCGGCGAACGCGAAGGCGCCGTACACCAGACCCACGCGCACCACGCGACGGCGCTTCAGTTCATCGAAAAAAGTCACGCCTGGCGTTGGCTCCTGAGGACGGTCGTAACGCGGCGGCGGGCGCTGTTCGCGCGGCCGACTCCGGATCGTACTCGGCGGGCGCGGCAAAACTCGCGGTCGGCACAGGGTCGGGGCAACCACCCGGCCCGGCGCCGAAGGACTTCCGCGGGTTGGTAGATTGCGTGCGAGAGTTGCGACGACCAGGCACGGAGCCACCTGAATGACCCCCGTACTCGGCATACACCACGTGACCGCGATCGCCGGTGACCCGCAGCGCAACCTGGACTTCTACGCGGGCACGCTCGGTCTGCGTTTCGTCAAGCGCACGGTGAACTTCGACGACCCGCGTACCTACCACTTCTACTTCGCCGACGAGTTCGGTACCCCGGGCAGCGTCATGACGTTCTTCCCCTGGCCGATGGCGCGCCGCGGCCGCCCGGGGACGGGTCAGGTCGGGATCACGTCGTTCGCGGCCAGGTCCGGCTCGGTCGGTTTCTGGGCGCAGCGCCTGACCGAGCGGGGCGTGACCTTCGAGGGCCCGCGTCGGCGCGACGCGGCGGGAAAGACCGAGCACGTGCTGTCCCTGGCCGACCCCGACGGACTGCCGCTGGAGATCGTCGGCCGCGCCGACGCGGAGCTCCGCACGGGTTGGGCGGGCGCGGCGGGCGTCCCCGACGAGCACTCGCTGCGCGGTTTTCACGCGGTAACGCTGTGGCTCGCGCAGGCCGATCCGACTACGCGCGTGCTCGACCTGCTGGGAATGCGGCCGGTGGCCGAGGTGGACGGGGCCCGGCGATACGCGGCCGGCGATGGCGGCCCGGGCACCCTCGTCGACGTGCGCGAGCCGGGTGACCTTGCGCCCGGCCTGGGCGGAGCGGGCACGGTGCACCACGTGGCCTGGCGGATGGCCGACGACGACGCGGAGCTGGAGGTGCGCGCGCGCGTCGAGGCGGCGGGCCTCGCGCCCACCCCGGTCATCGATCGTAGCTACTTCCATTCCGTCTACTTTCGCGAGCCGGGCGGCGTGCTCTTCGAGCTCGCCACCGACGGGCCTGGCTTCGCCGTGGACGAATCGCCCGAGCGACTGGGAGAGGGCCTCATGCTGCCGGCCCGCTACGAGCCGATGCGCGCGCAGATCGAAGCCGCGCTGCCGCCGATTCGGGTGCCGGGTAGCGACGACCCTGCCCAGGGTGCCGGCGACGCATCGGCCGGACGCGCGGCGTCCGCCCGGGCGCCGGACCTTGGCTTCGTACACCATTTCTCCCCGCCCGACGCCGACGCGGCCGCGGGTGCGGAGGGCGCCGCGCTGCTGCTCCTGCACGGAACCGGCGGTGACGAAAACGACCTGCTGCCGCTGGGTCGCCTGCTGGCGCCCGGGGTGGCGCTGCTGAGCCCACGCGGAAGGGTCAGCGAAGCGGGCCTGCTGCGCTTCTTCAAGCGGGTCGCGGAGGGCGTGTTCGACCTCCAGGACCTGGCGATCCGGACCGAGGAGTTGGGCGATTTCGTCGAGGCCGCTACGCGCGCGTATGATCTGGACGCAAGCCGCCTGGTCGCGGTCGCCTTCTCCAACGGCGCGAACATCGCCGCGAGCCTTCTGCTGCGCCGACCAAGCCTGCTTCGGGCAGCCGTGCTGTTCAGCCCCATGCTGCCCTACGATCCGGAGGAGACCCCGGACCTGGCCGGCGCCCACGTCTTCATCGGAGCCGGCCGGGAAGATCCGGTTGCGCCGCCCGCGCAGGTCGAGAAGCTGGCCGAGTTACTGCGGGTAGCGGGCGCCGACGTTCATCTCCACTGGGAGCCGGGCGGGCACGCGCTGACGCGCGCGGAGGTAGACGCGGCGCGCGCGTGGCTGGAGGGTAGGCTCAGCCCCCGCGCGCCAGCCTGACCGCCGCGACGACCAGCACGACGCCCACCAGGGAGTTGACGCGCGCCAACCAGGTGGCCTGCAGCCGCGCCTTCAGCGCCTCGGCGGAGCCGGTAGGAAGCCGCGACGCCAGTGGCCCGAAGACGAAGTCGTGGAGCGCGCTGACCACCACCATGACGGTCACCGCGGCGAGCTTCCACGCGAGCGCCTCCCCGTAACGGCTCGACCAGAGGGACGGCTCCATCAGCGACCCGAGGACGCCGCGGTAGTGAAGGTTGAGTACGCCGGTCACCAGCAGCACCCCGATCGCCGCCCAGCCGGTCGAACGAAAGCGCTCGCCCAGTTGCCGGAAGAGTTGGCCCCGGAGCGCCGCCGAGTCTATCTGCCGCAGCACCGGCGCCCCGACCACGGCCAGGAAGAACATCCCGCCGAGCCAGAGCATGGCGGCCAGGACGTGCACCGTGACGTTGGCGTAGTAGAGCATGGCGCGCCGCTACATCCAGGGCTCGTCCGCGGTGGGCCCGTAAATGGATGGAACCCTGCCGTCGGCCATGCGCAGGTAGATCGAGAATTGTCCGCGGTGGTGAATCTCGTCGTGGAGCAGGAACCAGAGCCAGTCCATGCGGGAGATCTCCCCCATCGTGTTCGGCCCCGTGAGGAAGCGGACGTTCGCTTGCAGCTCCTCGTCGGGGGTCGCCTCGACCAGCGCGCGGAAGTCGGCTTGGGCTTTCTCGAGCGTAGCGAGGATCTCATCCCAGGACTCGGGCGGCTCGGGCGTCGAAGCGCCCCCGCCCGACATCATCTCCTCGAAGCCGTCGTTGTAGACCACCGTGCCGAACAGCCGCTCGCTGACGAAGACCCAGCCGAGCTCGCGCGCGGTCTTGCACTTCTCGTGGGGGCGCAGGTCCAGCCTGTCGGCGGGGTAGGCGCGCAGCACTCGCATCGTCGTGGCGAATTCCCTGTCCAGCACGTCGAGAAAAACCTGTTTGGCCGAGTCCATCGGAAAGCTCCAAGGCAGGAAACCGAACAAATACCGAAATCACAGAATAGGCGATGACGAGGTCGGGCGCAACGGTGGAATCGCCCGTCGGACGTCGCCGGTGGGCGGAGTCAGGTGGGTCGATCGCCCACCCAGAGGCGCGGACCGGGCCCCAGCCGCGCCATGCGGTCCTCCGGGTTGGCGAGCGCACAGCGGGCCAGCGACAGACAGCCACAGCCGATGCACTCGGTGAGGCTCCCGCGCAGCCGCTCGAGCTCGGCGATGCGGCTGTCGATGCGCTCGGTCCAGCCCCTGGACAGGCGCGCCCATTCGCGCCGTGAGGGGGCCTTGTCGGGGGGCAGGCGCGCCAACCCCTCTCCGATCTCGTCCAGCGTGAGGCCGACCCGCTGGGCGTAGACGATGAAGGCGATCCTCCTCAGCACCGATCGCGGGAAGCGCCGATGGCCCGAGCCAGCGCGCTCGGCGCGGATCAGGCGCCGCTCCTCGTAATAACGCAGCGCGGAAGCGGCCACTCCGCTTCGTTTCGCCACCTCGCCGATCGTCAGGAGCTCGGACATACAGGAGTCTATTGGATCTGCCTCTTGACTTCAAGTTCACTTGAGCTTGTAGAGTGGAGGAGGACAACCAGGACACGCCAATCGAGACACGGGGC
This genomic interval carries:
- a CDS encoding tetratricopeptide repeat protein; the protein is MTFFAELKRRRVVRVGLVYGAFAFAALEGADVLIEALGMPAWALRATAFSLIVGFPVALALAWLFQITPDGVRRAETTGTQDAAHATWVSPASLAAVAVLVLAGGAGGWLIRSETGGTLGGAALTATIPSIAVLAFDNLSGNPENDYFGAGLAEEVLNALARIPDLKVAARTSAFAYRGQNVDVRAVGRDLGVRMVLEGSVRQSGDTVRILARLHDAEEGTQVWSNTFGGRLDDVFAVQDSISRTIARSLEVTFSEDARRSIRQAAAASPEAHDAYLRGLYMLNQRGEVGILGAIREFSNAVELDPAYAAAYAGLAIAWRLSPFYTDSFPPPVAYDSSATYAERALQLGPALAEAHAAMAQSLRPPRGSAAEEIRHYERAIELQPSYAPAYQWLGELLSTLGRHEEALGFGRKAVELDPANLAANLDLGRDYWRARRYREAEDQLNRTLELDPTMGKAVESLGRVYMWTGRWDEAEEAFRRGEQLGGADADGYVLLLRAYRAHLETGEPQTVNWDLFPEASTPGLRAFVYAAAGRAEEALAQLAAADEFGLLYFDAGINAPYWDSIRDDSEFQTHMNRLLGN
- a CDS encoding tetratricopeptide repeat protein translates to MTFFDELKRRRVVRVGLVYGAFAFAALQGADVLVEALGLPTWALRAMAIGLIVGFPAALALAWLFQITPAGVRKAADTRAEDAGRAAWLTPASMVAVAVLVLAGAAGGWMVRSLTGGSSGDALLAVGGPSIAVLPFNNLSGNPESDYFGDGLAEELLNALARIPDLKVAARTSAFAYRGRDVDVRVVGRDLGVRTVLEGSVRQSGDSVRIIARLYDTEEGIQVWSNDFGGRLDDVFAVQDSISRTIARSLEVTFTEDARRSIRQATTDDPLAHDAYLRGLYLFGLRGEVGMLGAIREFTQAVELDSTYAAAYAGLALTWWLAPFYTDSTTQEHAFRTAAAYAERALELGPELAEAHTAMALARVSASAKSSQSIGHYERAIALQPGYAPAHQWLGELLSDLGRHEEAIRLGRKAVELDPANIAALLDLGRDYWRARRYPEAIEWLAKSLELDPDFVKSIESLGLVYTWWERWEEGEEALRRAVALGGPDSEAALATALLYRARVESGEPQDVDWARLPGEERPAVRAAILAAAGRRDDAVAELRATLRAEFYYFEAGFNAPYWDFMRDDPEFQTLAARLMRL
- a CDS encoding VOC family protein; the encoded protein is MTPVLGIHHVTAIAGDPQRNLDFYAGTLGLRFVKRTVNFDDPRTYHFYFADEFGTPGSVMTFFPWPMARRGRPGTGQVGITSFAARSGSVGFWAQRLTERGVTFEGPRRRDAAGKTEHVLSLADPDGLPLEIVGRADAELRTGWAGAAGVPDEHSLRGFHAVTLWLAQADPTTRVLDLLGMRPVAEVDGARRYAAGDGGPGTLVDVREPGDLAPGLGGAGTVHHVAWRMADDDAELEVRARVEAAGLAPTPVIDRSYFHSVYFREPGGVLFELATDGPGFAVDESPERLGEGLMLPARYEPMRAQIEAALPPIRVPGSDDPAQGAGDASAGRAASARAPDLGFVHHFSPPDADAAAGAEGAALLLLHGTGGDENDLLPLGRLLAPGVALLSPRGRVSEAGLLRFFKRVAEGVFDLQDLAIRTEELGDFVEAATRAYDLDASRLVAVAFSNGANIAASLLLRRPSLLRAAVLFSPMLPYDPEETPDLAGAHVFIGAGREDPVAPPAQVEKLAELLRVAGADVHLHWEPGGHALTRAEVDAARAWLEGRLSPRAPA
- a CDS encoding DUF4149 domain-containing protein, translated to MLYYANVTVHVLAAMLWLGGMFFLAVVGAPVLRQIDSAALRGQLFRQLGERFRSTGWAAIGVLLVTGVLNLHYRGVLGSLMEPSLWSSRYGEALAWKLAAVTVMVVVSALHDFVFGPLASRLPTGSAEALKARLQATWLARVNSLVGVVLVVAAVRLARGG
- a CDS encoding DinB family protein — protein: MDSAKQVFLDVLDREFATTMRVLRAYPADRLDLRPHEKCKTARELGWVFVSERLFGTVVYNDGFEEMMSGGGASTPEPPESWDEILATLEKAQADFRALVEATPDEELQANVRFLTGPNTMGEISRMDWLWFLLHDEIHHRGQFSIYLRMADGRVPSIYGPTADEPWM
- the soxR gene encoding redox-sensitive transcriptional activator SoxR, which codes for MSELLTIGEVAKRSGVAASALRYYEERRLIRAERAGSGHRRFPRSVLRRIAFIVYAQRVGLTLDEIGEGLARLPPDKAPSRREWARLSRGWTERIDSRIAELERLRGSLTECIGCGCLSLARCALANPEDRMARLGPGPRLWVGDRPT